One Haladaptatus sp. R4 DNA window includes the following coding sequences:
- a CDS encoding D-2-hydroxyacid dehydrogenase, whose product MTDAETGSEAPTVLVLSRGTHGMPMSDYVAELRERLPNHEIVRARTPEEEREYIVDAEIVTGLEIDEALISCAENLQLFAAASAGTGHLPLDALESRGVAVTNASGVHGPNIAEHVIGAILTFTRNFLRAERQQEHGEWRHFQAHELQGSTVTIVGLGAIGRAIAERLDGFGVETIGVRYSPEKGGPTDEVVGFDGLHDALSRTEYLVLACPLTPETRGLIGTAEFSTLPPNAVLVNIARGKVVETDALVSALRGNAIRGAALDVTDPEPLPEDHSLWNFDNVLITPHMAGHTPKYFARLADILAENVEHVTETGSYDDLRNAVR is encoded by the coding sequence ATGACCGACGCCGAAACCGGATCCGAGGCACCGACCGTGCTCGTACTGAGCAGAGGAACGCACGGCATGCCGATGTCCGATTACGTTGCCGAACTTCGTGAGCGACTGCCGAACCACGAAATCGTTCGAGCGAGAACCCCCGAGGAGGAACGCGAGTACATCGTCGATGCGGAAATCGTGACCGGCCTCGAAATCGACGAGGCCCTGATTTCCTGCGCCGAAAACCTCCAGTTGTTCGCCGCCGCGTCCGCCGGAACGGGACACCTCCCGCTCGACGCGCTCGAATCGCGGGGCGTGGCGGTGACGAACGCCTCCGGCGTTCACGGGCCGAACATCGCGGAGCACGTCATCGGCGCGATACTCACGTTCACCCGGAACTTCCTCCGCGCGGAACGACAACAGGAACACGGCGAATGGCGGCACTTTCAGGCACACGAACTGCAGGGGAGCACCGTAACCATCGTCGGACTCGGTGCCATCGGACGGGCCATCGCCGAGCGGTTGGACGGGTTCGGCGTCGAGACCATCGGCGTTCGGTACTCGCCGGAGAAGGGCGGCCCGACGGACGAAGTGGTCGGCTTCGACGGTCTACACGACGCGCTCTCCCGAACGGAGTACCTCGTGCTGGCCTGTCCGCTGACGCCGGAGACGCGCGGGTTGATCGGGACCGCGGAGTTCAGCACCCTCCCGCCGAACGCCGTCCTGGTGAACATCGCACGCGGAAAAGTGGTCGAGACGGACGCGCTCGTTTCGGCGCTCCGCGGCAACGCGATTCGCGGCGCGGCGCTAGACGTTACCGACCCGGAGCCGTTGCCGGAGGATCACTCGCTGTGGAACTTCGATAACGTGCTCATCACGCCGCACATGGCGGGCCACACGCCGAAATACTTCGCCCGCCTCGCGGACATCCTGGCCGAGAACGTCGAACACGTGACCGAGACGGGGTCGTACGACGACCTTCGAAACGCGGTTCGCTGA
- a CDS encoding S9 family peptidase, which yields MDDHADDVHRWLGGTDGNEFDNRLDHRLDILQQKTDDNRWYHELPDARVRKFTLLGPPIPNTDVELEIPTYAFFPGDSSSDDDTASSRPAIVLVHGGIHDNFSTKYVSVVRELLDEGYVVVSPEYRGSTGYGREHYEAIDYGGHEIADTLAARNWAADRAEVDDERIGVVGWSHGGLHALLSVFRYPDSYAVAYAGAPVSDLLERWKYKDEGYHRLYTANYHLGTTPDADPDRYRKRSPAHQAVATGTPLRINATTTTATSITPKSSRSSNPCATSARSSNTSVTTTLPAVTTSNSTNRDSPGIPDSECTTFWQTTSRHHIVIRPSIRDSTVHP from the coding sequence ATGGACGATCACGCCGATGACGTACACCGATGGCTTGGCGGGACCGACGGCAACGAGTTCGATAACCGACTCGACCATCGACTCGACATCCTCCAGCAGAAGACGGACGATAACCGCTGGTATCACGAACTCCCCGACGCTCGCGTTCGGAAGTTCACCCTGCTCGGTCCCCCGATTCCGAACACCGATGTCGAACTCGAAATTCCGACGTACGCGTTTTTCCCGGGCGACAGTTCCTCGGACGACGATACCGCTTCGTCGCGCCCCGCAATCGTCCTCGTCCACGGTGGGATTCACGACAACTTCTCGACGAAGTACGTGAGCGTCGTTCGGGAACTGCTCGACGAGGGGTACGTCGTCGTTTCTCCTGAGTATCGTGGAAGCACCGGATACGGCCGCGAACACTACGAAGCCATCGACTACGGCGGCCACGAGATCGCCGACACGCTCGCCGCGCGCAACTGGGCCGCCGACCGAGCGGAGGTCGACGACGAACGGATCGGCGTCGTGGGGTGGAGCCACGGCGGGTTACACGCCCTGTTGTCCGTGTTTCGGTATCCCGATTCCTACGCCGTCGCCTACGCTGGCGCACCCGTCTCCGACTTGCTGGAGCGCTGGAAGTACAAGGACGAGGGATACCACCGCCTGTACACGGCGAACTATCACCTCGGTACCACGCCGGACGCCGACCCGGACCGGTACCGCAAGCGTTCGCCCGCCCATCAAGCAGTCGCCACGGGAACCCCGCTCCGGATCAACGCGACGACCACGACGGCGACGTCCATCACTCCGAAGTCGAGTCGCTCGTCGAATCCCTGCGCGACGTCGGCGCGGAGTTCGAATACGAGTGTTACGACGACGCTCCCGGCGGTCACGACTTCGAACTCAACGAATCGCGATTCGCCCGGGATTCCCGACAGCGAGTGTACGACTTTCTGGCAGACCACCTCTCGCCACCACATCGTGATTCGACCGTCCATCCGTGATTCGACCGTCCATCCGTGA
- a CDS encoding HEWD family protein — MMAELNRPNRRQCVACGREDSWDESDHNWKITGNEGRPFCIHEWDINGSHSPIRE; from the coding sequence ATGATGGCTGAACTCAACCGACCCAACCGACGGCAGTGCGTGGCGTGCGGACGGGAGGACTCGTGGGACGAATCGGACCACAACTGGAAGATCACGGGGAACGAAGGACGACCCTTCTGTATTCACGAGTGGGACATCAACGGATCCCACAGCCCGATTAGAGAATAG
- a CDS encoding YbhB/YbcL family Raf kinase inhibitor-like protein — protein sequence MLRRRTFLVGVAGGGVALSGCTGVRHDGNDRTTRTESRPNTMTEFKTTAFEDGGRVPTEFTCSGKDRSPPLEISSVPNDTESLAIIVDDPDAPSGIFTHWLLWNLPPNTHRIGGGVPGSKTVDSLGGARQGTNGFDEIGYRGPCPPKGDGPHTYRFTLYLLDEKLGLDAGAKRDVLLNAMDGKRQGSTRFTAKFGRG from the coding sequence ATGCTCCGAAGACGGACCTTCCTCGTCGGCGTCGCTGGGGGAGGCGTGGCCCTGTCGGGGTGCACAGGCGTTCGCCACGATGGGAACGACCGGACGACGCGAACGGAATCGAGGCCGAACACCATGACGGAATTCAAAACGACCGCGTTCGAGGACGGCGGCCGCGTGCCGACCGAGTTCACCTGTAGCGGAAAGGACCGCTCGCCACCGCTCGAAATCTCGTCGGTCCCGAACGACACGGAATCGCTCGCCATCATCGTCGACGACCCCGACGCACCGAGCGGAATCTTCACCCACTGGTTGCTGTGGAACCTCCCGCCGAACACCCACCGGATCGGGGGCGGCGTTCCGGGATCGAAGACGGTCGATTCGCTCGGCGGGGCACGACAGGGGACGAACGGATTCGACGAAATCGGTTACCGCGGTCCCTGCCCGCCGAAGGGCGACGGCCCGCACACCTACCGATTCACGCTGTACCTGCTCGACGAGAAACTCGGACTCGACGCGGGTGCGAAACGCGACGTCCTATTGAACGCGATGGACGGGAAACGACAGGGTAGCACCCGATTCACGGCGAAATTCGGACGGGGATAG
- a CDS encoding GNAT family N-acetyltransferase produces the protein MNDFSVRQEQATEIDEISDVVAAAFGRRDEADIVAALRESSEFRPALSLVAHRDDEIVGHVMFTDATLDDDEERGALVLAPLAVAPDHQRSGVGSRLVRIGLDAPGRRVTTSSFSTEIRTTTDGSDSRRPSPPGSRIRSTRPTKRFRCSTWRAMGRMKPRGLPRMKP, from the coding sequence ATGAACGATTTCTCTGTACGCCAAGAGCAGGCGACCGAGATCGATGAAATCAGCGACGTCGTCGCCGCGGCGTTCGGCCGCCGCGACGAGGCGGACATCGTTGCGGCACTCCGCGAGTCGTCCGAATTTCGTCCTGCGTTGTCGCTCGTCGCTCACCGTGACGACGAAATCGTCGGCCACGTCATGTTCACGGACGCCACGCTCGATGACGACGAAGAACGAGGGGCGCTCGTGCTCGCGCCGCTCGCCGTCGCGCCCGACCACCAGCGTTCGGGCGTCGGGAGCCGACTCGTCCGAATCGGCCTCGACGCGCCCGGACGGCGGGTGACGACCTCGTCTTTCTCCACGGAGATCCGAACTACTACGGACGGTTCGGATTCACGGCGGCCGTCGCCGCCGGGTTCGAGAATCCGCTCGACTCGTCCGACGAAGCGTTTCAGGTGTTCGACCTGGCGGGCGATGGGTCGGATGAAACCTCGGGGATTGCCACGGATGAAACCATAA
- a CDS encoding EthD family reductase: protein MIKMVDLLVRKDGMSHEEFEEYWLDEHSELAKELPNVKKYVTSVSKDPEKAGYDGVLELYFDSTADMKAAFDSEKGKEVMADAAEFIDMEQGPTLILDETVQLDELN, encoded by the coding sequence ATGATAAAGATGGTCGATTTGCTGGTCCGCAAGGACGGCATGAGCCACGAGGAGTTCGAGGAGTACTGGCTGGACGAACACTCCGAACTGGCGAAGGAACTCCCCAACGTCAAGAAGTACGTTACCTCCGTCTCGAAGGACCCCGAGAAGGCGGGCTACGACGGCGTCCTCGAACTCTACTTCGACTCGACGGCGGACATGAAGGCCGCGTTCGACTCCGAGAAGGGAAAGGAAGTCATGGCCGACGCCGCGGAGTTCATCGACATGGAACAGGGTCCGACGCTCATCCTCGACGAGACGGTACAGTTGGACGAACTAAACTAG
- a CDS encoding TspO/MBR family protein — protein sequence MEIVRRQSFSWREVPALLVSIVVCELAGIVPSILTATSVATWYTTLQKPGFTPPSWVFGPLWTTLYLLMGIALYLVWRRGDNRFALGVFAVQLVLNASWTLVFFGMQWPAGGLAVILALLVAIVATMVAFARIDRRAAALLVPYLCWVSFATLLNYELWRLN from the coding sequence ATGGAGATAGTCCGCCGTCAATCGTTCTCGTGGCGCGAAGTGCCTGCCCTGCTCGTGAGCATCGTCGTCTGTGAACTGGCGGGAATCGTTCCCTCGATACTGACCGCAACCTCGGTGGCGACGTGGTACACGACGCTTCAAAAACCCGGATTCACACCGCCGAGTTGGGTGTTCGGACCGTTGTGGACGACGCTGTATCTCTTGATGGGAATCGCGCTCTATCTCGTCTGGCGACGAGGTGACAACCGATTCGCGCTGGGTGTTTTCGCCGTTCAACTCGTCCTGAACGCGAGTTGGACGCTCGTCTTCTTCGGCATGCAGTGGCCCGCGGGAGGACTGGCCGTCATCCTCGCCCTGCTCGTCGCCATCGTCGCGACGATGGTCGCGTTCGCTCGCATCGACCGGCGGGCGGCCGCGCTGCTCGTCCCCTACCTCTGTTGGGTCAGCTTCGCCACCCTGCTGAACTACGAACTTTGGCGGCTGAACTGA
- the dph2 gene encoding diphthamide biosynthesis enzyme Dph2 yields MSEQSEYSEGDLRNTGMALKHDREWDYELERIIEAVEERDAEKVGLQFPEGLKRRGPQVADDLRELLPDDVTILLSGQPCYGACDLDTYLMKRTDVFVHFGHSPMKNTDKVIYVPLFSNVDVFPIMEESMEELEVGDIGLVTTAQHMNQFERMREWLEERGFDVHTRRGDDRLTHEGQVLGCNYASADIDADQVLYVGGGKFHPLGLAMEHPDKTVVIADPVNNVVTVADTEKFLKQRYGAVHRAMDAEKWGVIFCTKIGQGRWDVAQDILDGNENAYLITMDEVTPDRLRNFDMDAFVNTGCPRITTDDGPRFHKPMLTPGEYEIAVGNEPLDSLEFDTFHGTW; encoded by the coding sequence ATGAGCGAACAGAGCGAGTACAGCGAGGGAGACCTCCGAAACACCGGGATGGCTCTCAAACACGACCGGGAATGGGATTACGAACTCGAACGCATCATCGAAGCGGTCGAGGAGCGCGACGCCGAAAAAGTGGGACTGCAGTTCCCCGAGGGACTCAAACGCCGCGGCCCGCAGGTGGCCGACGACCTCCGCGAACTGCTCCCCGACGACGTGACGATTCTTCTCTCGGGGCAACCCTGTTACGGAGCCTGTGACCTGGACACCTACCTGATGAAGCGCACCGACGTGTTCGTCCACTTCGGCCACTCGCCGATGAAGAACACGGACAAGGTCATCTACGTCCCGCTGTTCTCGAACGTGGACGTCTTCCCCATCATGGAGGAGTCGATGGAGGAACTCGAAGTCGGCGATATCGGCCTCGTCACGACCGCTCAGCACATGAACCAGTTCGAGCGGATGCGGGAATGGCTCGAAGAGCGCGGCTTCGACGTGCACACGCGGCGCGGCGACGACCGACTCACCCACGAGGGACAGGTTCTCGGCTGCAACTACGCCTCGGCGGACATCGACGCCGACCAAGTGCTGTACGTCGGCGGCGGGAAGTTCCACCCGCTCGGACTGGCGATGGAGCATCCCGACAAGACGGTCGTCATCGCCGACCCCGTGAACAACGTCGTCACCGTGGCGGACACGGAAAAATTCCTCAAACAGCGCTACGGCGCGGTCCACCGCGCGATGGACGCCGAGAAGTGGGGCGTCATCTTCTGCACGAAAATCGGACAGGGTCGCTGGGACGTCGCACAGGACATCCTCGACGGGAACGAGAACGCCTACCTCATCACGATGGACGAGGTGACGCCGGATAGGTTGAGAAACTTCGACATGGACGCCTTCGTCAACACCGGGTGCCCGCGCATCACCACCGACGACGGTCCGCGATTCCACAAGCCCATGCTCACGCCCGGCGAGTACGAAATCGCCGTCGGCAACGAACCGTTAGATTCCCTCGAATTCGACACCTTCCACGGCACGTGGTAG
- a CDS encoding triacylglycerol lipase, producing MPRDTDRNSEATETTEITRRTMLKGTAAAAVGLVGVTGTAAGFEGDDGDITGPADFPRATTRGHFDINWLYEEELTDGHTKWDYSTVGDIPGYGSANPEEVVISVHGWLVAPDEAPDHFETVKTSLRNNGYTHPVIGFSYDSDTRIDQWWPATDIAERNGAKLANFITDYRARTGARVRLIGHSLGGRVVPSTIGALDSLGYSDYVESATLLGGAADDESVAVDGEYGPAIANVVGEFDNFWKSDDQVLTWAYGTAEFDSAVGESGCEGTPPENYEDHNVDYVPDHFSYHEPGDGCMPAVVGEFR from the coding sequence ATGCCGCGCGACACCGACAGAAACTCAGAGGCGACCGAAACGACCGAGATAACCCGTCGGACCATGCTGAAAGGGACGGCCGCGGCGGCGGTCGGACTGGTCGGCGTCACCGGAACCGCCGCCGGGTTCGAAGGCGACGACGGGGACATCACCGGACCCGCGGATTTCCCCCGCGCGACGACGCGCGGTCATTTCGACATCAACTGGCTGTACGAGGAGGAGTTGACCGACGGGCACACGAAGTGGGATTACAGCACCGTCGGGGACATACCGGGCTACGGGAGCGCGAATCCGGAGGAAGTCGTCATCTCGGTTCACGGGTGGTTGGTCGCGCCGGACGAGGCGCCCGACCACTTCGAGACAGTCAAAACCTCACTCCGGAACAACGGCTACACCCATCCGGTCATCGGGTTCAGTTACGACTCGGACACGCGCATCGACCAGTGGTGGCCCGCGACGGACATCGCGGAGCGAAACGGCGCGAAACTCGCCAACTTCATCACCGACTACCGCGCCCGAACCGGCGCTCGCGTCCGCCTCATCGGCCACTCGCTCGGCGGGCGGGTCGTCCCATCGACCATCGGGGCGCTCGACTCGCTCGGCTACAGCGATTACGTCGAATCGGCGACCCTGCTGGGCGGGGCCGCCGACGACGAATCGGTGGCCGTCGACGGCGAGTACGGTCCCGCCATCGCCAACGTCGTCGGCGAGTTCGACAACTTCTGGAAATCCGACGATCAGGTGCTCACGTGGGCCTATGGAACCGCCGAGTTCGACTCCGCCGTCGGGGAATCGGGATGTGAAGGGACGCCGCCGGAGAACTACGAGGACCACAACGTCGATTACGTCCCCGACCACTTCTCGTATCACGAACCCGGCGACGGGTGTATGCCTGCGGTCGTTGGGGAGTTTCGATGA
- a CDS encoding METTL5 family protein: protein MMGKRALERRLSAVSTFDQPRVELEQYPTPADLAAHLVHLADIHHDIAGKIVLDLGTGTGMLAIGAATRLPARVVGLDCDPTALAQARENERRVEPSASIDWLLGDATRVPLYTAESDSPVTVLMNPPFGAQEGNEHADRAFLETTADIADVSYSIHNEGSVEFVESFADDADAEVTHAYRAELPLSRQFEFQQRERTVLDAEVFRIEWR, encoded by the coding sequence ATCATGGGAAAACGCGCGCTGGAACGACGTCTCTCTGCCGTCTCCACGTTCGACCAGCCACGCGTCGAGTTGGAGCAGTACCCGACACCCGCGGACCTCGCGGCCCACCTCGTCCATCTCGCGGACATCCATCACGATATCGCGGGGAAAATCGTCCTCGACCTCGGAACCGGAACCGGAATGCTCGCCATCGGCGCGGCGACTCGTTTGCCAGCGCGCGTCGTCGGTCTCGACTGCGATCCGACCGCGTTGGCACAAGCGCGGGAGAACGAGCGTCGAGTCGAACCGTCCGCTTCCATCGACTGGCTACTGGGCGATGCGACCCGTGTACCGCTCTACACCGCCGAGTCCGACTCCCCCGTCACCGTCCTGATGAACCCACCGTTTGGGGCACAGGAAGGCAACGAACACGCTGACCGGGCATTTCTCGAAACGACCGCTGACATCGCGGACGTGTCCTACTCGATTCACAACGAGGGAAGTGTGGAGTTCGTCGAATCCTTCGCCGACGACGCCGACGCCGAAGTGACACACGCGTATCGTGCGGAACTGCCGCTCTCGCGGCAGTTCGAGTTCCAGCAACGGGAGCGGACGGTTCTCGACGCCGAGGTTTTCAGAATCGAGTGGCGTTAG
- a CDS encoding rhomboid family intramembrane serine protease, producing the protein MADATRPVARPVGFHGRRLGIGPPRGRWGRTLRKRFLFGIPWGTVVSVSGVIAVYLFVQDGWNHWYNPVTVAFASWSYLYPLGMLTGPFSHVGPSHLLGNMTSTLAVAPLAEYYFGHYPPNDGETSFSSWRTNPWVRAFVLFPLGVVAIGLLTSIFSWGPVIGFSGVFFAFVGFALVRYPLGTVIALSVQTVVSTLYSAFHDPQTIAHATTSFSRPWWYGIAIQGHTMGFFLGAVAGVYLLRSRGVRPSALRVWAGGFVVLVSSSLWALWWYRGMETFVLFRALGVLFVLTLATLVAVAVRTTDQRTFSPSARQVGTVLLLIPIIIMAGVAAPLNLTTVHRNRADALDTGVTVGDYTVTYAENVPNRKVSVIDVSVGGETTDVNTSGVIVINPDREIWSREVSKGQLAYDGVATVRVGGVGWAKAVTVRRTGWTVTGGGAAYQVWIRSPKGRWKHVFSSDSVTANPILAGNNVSVVPRKGRFVLRLSKNNSTVGTAPMPGKNSTVTIDGIRFTRKKNNHVIAAVNDTRIEVAKKEQYGG; encoded by the coding sequence GTGGCCGATGCAACTCGGCCTGTTGCTCGGCCTGTTGGTTTCCATGGTCGTCGTCTGGGGATTGGACCTCCGCGCGGACGGTGGGGGAGAACGCTCCGGAAACGGTTTCTCTTCGGAATTCCGTGGGGGACGGTCGTCAGCGTTTCGGGGGTCATCGCGGTGTACCTGTTCGTACAGGACGGCTGGAACCACTGGTACAATCCCGTAACCGTCGCGTTCGCGTCGTGGTCGTATCTCTACCCGCTCGGCATGCTGACGGGACCGTTCTCTCACGTCGGACCGAGCCACTTGCTCGGTAACATGACGAGCACGCTGGCCGTCGCGCCGCTGGCCGAGTACTACTTCGGCCACTATCCGCCGAACGACGGCGAAACGTCGTTTTCCTCGTGGCGGACGAACCCGTGGGTCCGGGCGTTCGTCCTGTTCCCGCTCGGTGTCGTCGCCATCGGACTCCTCACCAGCATCTTCTCGTGGGGTCCCGTCATCGGCTTCTCCGGCGTTTTCTTCGCGTTCGTCGGGTTCGCACTGGTCCGCTATCCGCTCGGAACGGTCATCGCGCTCTCGGTGCAGACCGTCGTTTCGACACTCTATTCGGCGTTTCACGACCCGCAAACGATCGCACACGCGACGACGAGTTTCTCCCGGCCGTGGTGGTACGGCATCGCCATTCAGGGTCACACGATGGGTTTCTTCCTCGGCGCGGTCGCGGGCGTCTATCTCCTCCGGTCGCGCGGCGTTCGGCCGAGCGCGCTTCGAGTGTGGGCGGGTGGGTTCGTCGTTCTCGTCTCATCGTCGTTGTGGGCGCTCTGGTGGTATCGCGGCATGGAGACGTTCGTCCTCTTTCGCGCGCTGGGCGTCCTGTTCGTCCTCACGTTGGCGACGCTGGTCGCCGTCGCGGTCCGCACGACGGACCAACGGACGTTCTCGCCGAGCGCGCGACAGGTCGGAACGGTCCTGCTGTTGATTCCGATCATCATCATGGCCGGTGTCGCCGCCCCGTTGAACCTCACGACGGTCCATCGAAACAGGGCGGACGCCCTCGATACGGGTGTGACGGTCGGGGATTACACCGTGACGTACGCCGAGAACGTGCCGAACCGCAAGGTGTCCGTCATCGACGTGTCGGTCGGCGGCGAGACGACAGACGTGAACACTAGCGGCGTCATCGTCATCAACCCGGATCGGGAGATATGGTCCCGTGAGGTGTCGAAGGGGCAACTCGCGTACGACGGTGTGGCGACGGTCAGGGTCGGCGGCGTCGGGTGGGCGAAAGCGGTGACGGTGCGACGCACCGGATGGACGGTCACCGGCGGCGGTGCGGCGTATCAGGTGTGGATTCGGTCGCCGAAGGGGCGATGGAAGCACGTCTTCTCGTCCGACTCGGTGACGGCGAACCCAATCCTCGCCGGGAACAACGTGTCGGTCGTCCCACGGAAGGGGCGGTTCGTCCTGCGATTGTCGAAGAACAACTCCACCGTCGGCACAGCACCGATGCCGGGGAAAAACTCGACGGTGACCATCGACGGTATCAGGTTCACCCGGAAGAAGAACAACCACGTCATCGCCGCCGTCAACGATACGCGCATCGAAGTCGCCAAAAAGGAACAGTACGGCGGCTAA
- a CDS encoding MaoC family dehydratase N-terminal domain-containing protein: MTTTPTEGETRTFSRTFTNEEVAAFADLSGDRGQHHVEGETPMVHGLLTATLPTKIGGDMDFIAREMTFQFRRPVYVGEEITCETTVEDVVSSPERHEMVVSFACKNEDDEVVLAGDIDGVIFRN, from the coding sequence ATGACAACGACGCCGACAGAGGGCGAGACGAGGACTTTCTCGCGGACGTTCACGAACGAAGAGGTCGCCGCGTTCGCCGACCTCTCGGGTGACCGGGGACAGCATCACGTTGAAGGGGAGACGCCGATGGTCCACGGCCTGCTGACGGCGACGCTCCCCACGAAAATCGGCGGCGACATGGACTTCATCGCGCGGGAGATGACGTTCCAGTTTCGACGGCCGGTGTACGTCGGCGAGGAAATCACCTGCGAGACGACGGTCGAAGATGTCGTTTCGAGTCCGGAACGCCACGAGATGGTCGTCTCGTTCGCCTGTAAGAACGAGGACGACGAGGTCGTCCTCGCGGGCGACATCGACGGCGTTATCTTCAGAAATTAG
- a CDS encoding DUF4397 domain-containing protein, whose protein sequence is MRDTTRTLGVTLVAALLAVGAGFAGIGAMASGGGTTTSQTTMGNGTTYATTTNTTTAMGGTTTAAATSTTANETMTTAANRTTSRTTSNGTTATNRTTTSNGTGNAQVRVAHMSPDAPPVDVLVDNETAVSNLSYGNVTDYTSLPAGEHNVTITAAGDPSTVVSSNNVTFDAGTNYTVAATGLLSGSGDNAFESVVYEDNFTAPGQGNASVRLVHEAIGAGPVDVTVKGTNTTLFDDVSFRNATAYKEVPAGDYTLEVRRATANDDGTVLKTFDVTLNESTAYSAFAAGYVDHDLVPQGTPDRPFDLILVTDFTAAGNVTTTPPTATATTTATTSTTATATSTTPRTTSSMGTMTTTSTNATTETPATNATATSTQATTMTENTTTSSTTTTTTSK, encoded by the coding sequence ATGAGGGACACGACACGTACACTCGGAGTCACGCTCGTCGCAGCGCTACTCGCCGTCGGTGCCGGGTTCGCCGGTATCGGGGCGATGGCCAGCGGCGGCGGTACGACGACGAGTCAAACGACGATGGGGAATGGAACGACGTACGCAACGACAACCAATACGACGACCGCGATGGGCGGAACGACCACGGCGGCAGCGACGTCCACGACGGCCAACGAGACGATGACGACTGCCGCGAACCGGACCACGAGTCGGACGACGTCGAACGGAACGACCGCCACGAATCGAACGACGACGTCGAACGGAACGGGGAACGCACAGGTTCGTGTCGCGCACATGTCGCCGGACGCGCCGCCGGTCGATGTCCTCGTGGACAACGAGACGGCCGTCTCCAACCTGTCCTACGGGAACGTGACCGACTACACGAGTCTCCCGGCGGGCGAGCACAACGTGACGATCACCGCCGCGGGCGACCCGAGCACCGTCGTCTCATCGAACAACGTGACGTTCGACGCGGGCACGAACTACACCGTCGCGGCGACCGGATTGCTCTCGGGAAGCGGTGATAACGCGTTCGAGTCGGTGGTGTACGAGGACAACTTCACCGCGCCCGGACAGGGGAACGCCTCCGTCCGTCTCGTCCACGAAGCCATCGGAGCGGGACCGGTGGACGTGACTGTCAAGGGGACCAACACCACGTTGTTCGACGACGTGTCGTTCCGCAACGCGACGGCGTACAAGGAAGTTCCGGCAGGTGACTACACGCTTGAGGTCCGTCGCGCGACCGCGAACGACGACGGAACGGTGCTCAAGACGTTCGACGTCACGCTGAACGAGAGCACCGCCTACTCCGCGTTCGCGGCGGGATACGTCGACCACGATCTCGTCCCGCAGGGGACGCCGGACAGGCCGTTCGACCTCATCCTCGTTACCGACTTCACGGCAGCAGGGAACGTGACGACCACGCCGCCGACGGCTACAGCGACGACGACCGCAACGACCTCGACGACCGCAACGGCCACATCCACGACGCCACGAACGACGAGTTCGATGGGCACGATGACGACCACGTCGACGAACGCGACGACTGAAACACCAGCAACGAACGCGACGGCCACCTCGACGCAAGCGACGACGATGACGGAGAACACGACCACCTCGTCCACTACAACTACCACGACCAGCAAGTAG
- a CDS encoding acyl-CoA thioesterase, whose protein sequence is MADTATLMDSYTEMTELLLPNDTNNLDRALGGAVLHWMDICGAISAMRFCGNQCVTASMDHVDFISPIDRGEVAVVEAFVFDTGRTSIDVKVDVHAEDPRKGINRETTTSYFTFVALDDDGKPTPVPELECPDENQQALRDTAREERIEQLQRLVERID, encoded by the coding sequence ATGGCAGACACGGCGACGTTGATGGATTCGTACACCGAGATGACCGAACTGCTCCTGCCGAACGATACCAACAACCTCGACCGGGCACTCGGGGGAGCGGTGCTCCACTGGATGGACATCTGTGGCGCGATCTCGGCGATGCGATTCTGCGGGAACCAATGTGTCACGGCGTCGATGGACCACGTGGATTTCATCTCGCCCATCGACCGCGGCGAGGTCGCCGTCGTGGAGGCGTTCGTCTTCGACACCGGCCGGACGAGCATCGACGTGAAGGTGGACGTGCACGCGGAGGACCCGCGCAAGGGAATCAACCGCGAGACGACGACGTCGTATTTCACCTTCGTCGCGCTGGACGACGACGGCAAGCCGACGCCCGTTCCCGAACTCGAATGTCCCGACGAAAACCAGCAGGCGCTTCGTGACACCGCCCGCGAGGAGCGTATCGAACAACTCCAGAGACTCGTCGAACGAATCGACTGA